CTCAAAATCCTGAAAAGcaataaaacaaaaagagatataTAGGGAAATGGGAGGGAAAACAATAATGaaacaataaacaaaaacaaaattttatatatatactcAAAAGCATCTTCCTTTATTTTTAGGTTCTCATCACCACCACCTTAACCCTTTGATCcctctcttctttctttctttcttgctttctctctttttctttctctcttctatcTTCATCTCAAccacaaacaaaaaacaaacactaTCTCTCTTTAACTTGTTCATGTGATTCTCTTCACTATTCTCTCTATCCCTTAAAACTCATCTACCTTTACAAAAGAGAAAGCTAGCTCCAAGAAGAATAACCATGGTTTATACTTCTCTCCCACCATATATGGATCAAACAAATTGGCATCAACAAGTAAGTTTTTACAAGGGTTCTTCAATTAGGTTTttcaaaaagaaaagcaaaaaaaaaaatataaagataaataTTCTTGCTTTACTTTTGTTTATACCCTTCTCTTGAATATACCAAATTTATTTTACTTCCTTTTTTGCagcaacaaaatcatcatcaagtGGCTAACGGTTCTAGTGTCAACACTCCTTTTCTAATTCCACAACCACAGCCTCCGCCATCGAACCTGACTCCATCGCAGCCTCATGGAAGCTCGATCAGGCCAGGTTCGATGGCTGATAGGGCTAGGATGGCGAACATACCTATGCAAGAACTGTCACAAAAATGTCCAAGATGTGATTCAACCAACACAAAGTTTTGCTACTTTAACAACTACAGTCTCTCCCAGCCTCGCCACTTCTGCAAGACCTGTAGACGGTATTGGACGAGGGGCGGCGCGCTTAGAAGTGTCCCGGTTGGAGGTGGTTGCCGAAGAAACAAAAGAACTAAGTCAAGCAGTAACAACACCTCGAAGTCACCGGTCAGCTCGGATCGTCAAACTAGCTCGGCGAACAACTCTCCAGCCGTACTCAGCTCCCAGACGCCACCGCCGATGAGATTCATGCCTCCTTTTCATCAACTCGGCGATCATCACCTCGGTGAAATAGGTCTAAACTATAATTTTCCTAGTCAAATGGGAGGTGTAGGAGACTTGAATTTCCATATTGGAAGCTCCTTAGGCGGTGGTAGAAGTGGTGGTTCTGCTTCGATTTTACCTACCGGTAACTTCGAGCAATGGAGAATGCCACAAACTCATCAATTTCCCTTCTTGACAAGCTTAGAAGCTTCTTCTTCACATGGAATGTTGTATCCATTTGGTAATGATCAAGAACATGCATATGGTGGTGTCTCTAAGGTATTAACAGCTTCTAGTGTGAAAATGGAAGAGAATCAATCTAAACAATTCTTGGGAATGATCAATAgtaacaacaactccaacaacaataacaataataataatcataatagtgAACAATATTGGAATGCTTCTAATGGTGATGGTGGAGGTGCTACTTCAACATGGAATGATCTTTCACCTTTTAACTCTTCTTCAGCTGCTACTACAAATTCCAACTATAGAACTTAATTTTACTATGCTTTCTTttgaaatttatgtttttttattcatCCAAAACAAAGTTTCATATCCACATATGGTTTAGTAGTTTGATTTCTTTTAAGGTAGAATGAAAACCCTAGGGATGTTTGTTTGTTAGATTCTTATATttcaactctatgaattttcttaatttttttctttaatttttcttctAGTTATTAGGTTTAGAATATGGTTTGTGTTATATATAATCTTTACTATAAGGATTAATATTGTGATGAGTTCAAATGAATGAATATTATTGTAGTAGATAAAAAATTATGTGTtctataattttatttgtttatgtaaGTTTATATTAATGTTACCATCAGTTATAAATTCATCTGATAGAGAATTTTGTCGTCTATTATGATTCTCTCCGACTTGAGAGATTAGTCTACCCAGCTGCGTGTCGATGATGACTGTTTTTATTGGAAAAAATCTATGGAAACTCTTTCTAATTTCTAGTGGTGAAATATGAAATTGGTTGAATGTGATTAAATTTAATTAtcaataaaaaatactaaaatatttgGTTGTAGGGGTTTCATTTTCAAGAAGATTTAGGGGATATAAGGTTCTGCACTGAAAACCGTAAACAACAAAATCATATAGATATTCTGAATGTTGATTTCAACGCTTCTCAAAAGAATTTTGACTGGTCTTAATCAAAATGGTGAATCATTGGTTGGTTTTGTTTTCATAGTCAAATTGAGCACATTCAGATTGTTCTTTTTAAGATTCAAGAATTTCCTTGTGAACATATAGTAATAAAGCAAGAATGGTTGTTAAAGAatgtttattaaatatattataaactcATGTTTTTCTTATTGTAGTGGAACAGTGTTATTTTGTAAACCGTTAAAAATTATAGAATGTTGTTGTAACGACTAAAGGAGCTTTTTCAATGATGTTATAAAAATTATAGTAAATTTTTTCTTCTAAATAGTATTGGAATAGTAAATTAATTAACCATTTAATTTACTCAACAACCACCAATTAAGCACTTATTTAACCAATCAATGGTGAATTATTTCAGAGACCAGGGTATGGGACAAACTCCAACTCCAACAACCTTCTCATCAAAAGGCTATGCTTGTCATATTATAGTGATCATGTAAATCAAATTTGGAATTTTCTAATGAATTTTCAGAACAGGTGGTAAATATTCTAGGGCAATTCttattctccaaaaacatgttatttttaCATTCATAAATaaagtgattttgatgtttcatctTATGTAGCCAAACCTAGATAAagaaaattttagtaaaaaatattTAGTGCTTCGAGAAATTGCAACTGTTTTATAATTCGTGAATGATTAAATATATCGTCCCAATGGAGATTCAAATCTCAGTTTCATATTTAATGTATATAAGATGTTTGAATACTGTACTAAACAAATCTTTCTTGAGTTTAGTGACTTCCAACAGTATGgagaatatttatattattaaaaattgaaCATGTAGAATTTTGCATGAGAGCGATCCTgtcctttaatatatatatatatatatatatatatatatatatatatatatatatatatatatatatatatatatatatatatatatatatatatatatatatatatatatatatatatatatatatatatatatatatatatatatataattctacaTCTAATTTTacgttttttttcaaaataaatttagtttattaaaatatttttattaaatgtacTTATGttagaattaatttaataattagtttgtatGATGCATGTTCACGAAGATTAAAATTGTATATATCATAATTTAAGGTGGAAACGAAACAAAAGCATGAGCATGCATATACACAACTTTATAATCtacaacatgttttttttttaataggcaattgattaaagaaatcgcactaggggtgcaacccttttACAGAATTACAaggaattaaaacaattaagCGGTAACTTGTACCACtcataaattaaaacaattaatctACAACATGTTAGTTTAGGATATATTACTAAAGATTATAAAAAAGTTTTTTAGACAATGATACCGATAATCCTGGAATATAAAAGTGTAGAGACAAGTGACTAACACTTGTTGGATTGGATCTTCCTCTATCGGTACTCTTAATTTCTTAAACTCCTTACAAATGCGGAGAAGAGATTATCTGATTGTAGTACGGTATATTAGGGACCATAACTTACATATAGGGAGATGACAGTCATACCCCATTTTTTGACAATAAGATCCCACTTCGTTGCCATTAAATTTAAAAGAGTTTGATCATTATCATTGTTGTCAAttcaatgtcaagaacaaagtataaaacaagggatgaataaagaacaatgaagaagaagaacacaagaattggttataactgctattctttcactttctcttagaaaacaagattacaagtttacaagaataacaaataacctctctcaccctaaattaggatttactgtattgcaatgatgagagactagtatgctatttataataaaacctaaaatactaactaatgagctttttccacaaggcacactacacaagccaacttaataaacaagctaacttaacaaattaggtttaaacactaaacctaatttaacaagctaacaaccctagcatcttcgacacaagcatgtgaacaaccttcgacttcatgcttaatcctgttgaaccaagaaactacccttcgaccatactagagttcggtccaatatctcacaaatctccaccttggactcaactctacaacgtcaagggaacaaactagatttcttcatgcagctttatcaactgcatatatacagtggaaaaactttcaactcgacaatgtcttggtgatcatatcagcagcattgtcctcagtcgaaaccttcaacacttggacttctccacgctcgattacttctctgacgaaatgcagcctcacatcaatgtgcttgttcgctcatgatatgctgagttcttcgacaggtgtattgcactttgactatcacatttaacagagatacctttaccttgaagtttcagctccttagcaaaacctttaaggcacaatgcttctttcacagcttcagttagggcaatatactccgctttagtggttgatagagcaacaaccttctgaagtgttgctttccaactaattgttgtgccaaacatagtgaaaacatatccagaaatagattttctagaatccatacaacctgcataatcagagtcgacatatccttcgattactgctttactattttcacccaaggctccaccataaattaggaccctgttcagagacccatttatgtaccttaaaatccacttcaatgctttccagtgagcctttataggattctccatgtacctgcttacaagacttacttcATTTGCTAGCTATgccgggtctagtacaaaccatagcatacatcaaagaaccaactatattagcatatgggatgttgttcatataggctctttcgatatcagtactgggacactgatcaatactcagcttgaattaagggtttgtcggagtcacaactggcttcgaattcgacataccaaaactttcaagaatctttcgtagatatgcctcttgagataagcataacttcaacttctttctatctcttcgaatgtcaattccaagaatcctggaagcagctcccagatccttcatatcgaactccttattgagttcagccttcaccgtctttacatcttcaacattgttgcttgctatgagaatatcatccacaaaagcaacaaaataacaaatgaattaccaggtcgaaatgtGAAGTAAAcatagtggtcgaactgacttctaatgaaacttatgcgtgccatgaacttgttgaatctccaattccactgtcgaggagattgtttcaacccatatAAGGATCTCTTTAGCtttcacacataatcttccttccccttttcgacatacccttcaggttgcctcatcaagaTCGTTTcgtctagatcaccatacaagaacgcaatcttcacatccatttgttccaatTCAAGGTCgaattgtgccaccatggcaagcaacattcgaatggacctatgcttcacaacaggagaaaacacatcattgaagtcgaaaccttctttctgagtgaaaccccttgcaactaaccttgccttgtatcttttcgacgtcactccttcaattccttccttaactttgaaaatccatttacagctgactaaccttgccccagcaggtttctt
The Vicia villosa cultivar HV-30 ecotype Madison, WI linkage group LG6, Vvil1.0, whole genome shotgun sequence genome window above contains:
- the LOC131611780 gene encoding dof zinc finger protein DOF5.1-like; this translates as MVYTSLPPYMDQTNWHQQQQNHHQVANGSSVNTPFLIPQPQPPPSNLTPSQPHGSSIRPGSMADRARMANIPMQELSQKCPRCDSTNTKFCYFNNYSLSQPRHFCKTCRRYWTRGGALRSVPVGGGCRRNKRTKSSSNNTSKSPVSSDRQTSSANNSPAVLSSQTPPPMRFMPPFHQLGDHHLGEIGLNYNFPSQMGGVGDLNFHIGSSLGGGRSGGSASILPTGNFEQWRMPQTHQFPFLTSLEASSSHGMLYPFGNDQEHAYGGVSKVLTASSVKMEENQSKQFLGMINSNNNSNNNNNNNNHNSEQYWNASNGDGGGATSTWNDLSPFNSSSAATTNSNYRT